Proteins from a genomic interval of Aquabacterium sp. J223:
- the fabG gene encoding 3-oxoacyl-ACP reductase FabG — translation MFSGQALQDRVAFVTGAGQGIGAAVAEAFGAQGAKVAVVDLRIANAEKVAAGIRERGGRAQAFACDVSDRQQVDAAVQQVNEAFGPVEILVNNAGITRTAMLHRMTAPQWDEVIAVHLTGSFNCLQAVVNGMMEREQGWIINVTSTAGILGTLGQINYGSAKAGLLGFTKSAAKELARYNIVVNAVAPGAATPMTETIRTDPRFKDAYLQRVPLGRWAEPAELAPVFVFLASPGASYVTGQLIGVDGGLSIH, via the coding sequence ATGTTCAGTGGACAGGCATTGCAGGACCGCGTGGCCTTCGTGACCGGCGCCGGACAGGGCATCGGCGCGGCCGTGGCCGAGGCGTTCGGCGCGCAGGGCGCCAAGGTCGCCGTCGTCGACCTGCGCATCGCCAATGCGGAGAAGGTCGCTGCCGGTATCCGTGAGCGCGGCGGCCGCGCCCAGGCCTTCGCCTGCGATGTGTCCGACCGCCAGCAGGTCGACGCCGCCGTGCAGCAGGTCAACGAGGCCTTCGGCCCGGTCGAGATCCTGGTGAACAACGCCGGCATCACCCGCACGGCGATGCTGCACCGCATGACCGCCCCGCAGTGGGACGAGGTGATCGCGGTGCACCTCACCGGCAGCTTCAACTGCCTGCAGGCGGTGGTCAACGGCATGATGGAGCGCGAGCAGGGCTGGATCATCAACGTGACGTCGACGGCCGGCATCCTCGGCACGCTGGGCCAGATCAACTACGGCTCGGCCAAGGCCGGCCTGCTGGGCTTCACCAAGTCGGCGGCGAAGGAACTGGCCCGCTACAACATCGTCGTCAACGCCGTCGCCCCGGGCGCCGCCACGCCGATGACCGAGACCATCCGCACCGACCCGCGCTTCAAGGACGCGTACCTGCAGCGCGTGCCGCTCGGCCGCTGGGCCGAGCCGGCCGAGCTGGCGCCGGTGTTCGTGTTCCTCGCCTCGCCCGGCGCGAGCTACGTCACTGGCCAGCTGATCGGCGTCGACGGCGGCCTGTCGATCCACTGA